DNA sequence from the Leptospirillum ferrooxidans C2-3 genome:
CATCTCCCCTGTTCTATTTGTTTTTCTTTTCATTGTGGCTCGCGCTCTTTTCAGGCTTTACTTCTGTCGGCTCTCATTGCCTTTTGCTGTTTCCTAAATCCCTTAAATCAATCAAGATTGGTCACCGATCCGTGATTCTGACGTGGAAAAATGGGGATGCTGATGAGATTGTCAGAAAGCTTCAGTTCCAAGGTGGTCGGACTCTCTTGGGATTATGGGGCCAAACCATTGATAAGAGGCGAATTCAAGCTACGATCAGGAGAAACTCTGTAAGCAAGGATGATTTTGCGTATCTCCTTTCAGAGCTTGCCCGCATTCGTGACATGGATAAGCCAAAGCCTTAAAGGGAGCAACCCTTGGCCCCGCCTACTCTCTCTCTTCCTTTCCTAGCCAAACGTCATCCTTTCCTGACTGCAATCTTTGCATTCTGGGGGTTTGGCTATACTTTCATGGTTCCCAATCTACTGGGTGGTCACTTCCTTTTTTCTTTTTTTAAGTTGGTTGGGAAAAGCCCGATGGATGCCTTTATGGGATTTACCCTGCTTTTTGGCATGGTTGGAATTTTTGCCTTTGTCGTCCCTTTTTCTATCTGGTATCTTGTGTGTCGTGCATTGGAAAGTGGTGACCCTGTTTCATGATGTTCATGGGGAAGTGTCTGGATAAGGAGTATTAGATGCATGGCTTTTTGGGTACCAAGGCGGATTTTTGGTGGGATCTGACCGTAACGAGTGAGACAATTGTGTTCAGTTTTCTGGCTGTCGGAGGATATTTCGCCAAAAAGCACAAAGGCACTCGCCATCATAATACAATGCTTTTATCTTCTGTACTGGTGGCGGCCTGGTTTCTCATGTATATCGCACAACAATACATCGTGGGCATTGTGGGGTTTGGTGGACCGGACTTCGTCAAATTTCTGATTTATTATCCAGTAATCATTTTTCACTCTCTTGTTTCAACGGCGGCATTGGTTTTAACGGGAGTGGTTGTTTTCAACGGTTTTATTTCGACCGATTTCAAAGACGGAGAGAGAATATTGGTGAAAAACCCCAATGTGCATCGCCGTCTGGGTTGGGTCACCCTTATCTGTTTCATTTGCTCGATTGTGACTGCCTATTCAGTTTATACCATGCTTTTTGTGATCTATAATCCAGCGAGAAGCCCTTCTTACGGGATTAAATCTTCAATCGGAGCACTCTCCGGTATTGGCTCTTTTCTGATCTTTTCACTTGTTCTTTTGTTTTGGTATGTCGCGAGAGAAAAAAGAAAGCGTATGGGCACTCCCTCATGACCGGGCCGGAACAGGATCTGTCGAAGGAGAGAGACCGGTCCGTTGTGTATTCAGGGAACAGAATATCCGTTTGTTTGTCCAAGGTCGGTTCTGTTCAGTCCGGTTGGATTCATGAGTCAGTCTGTTTTGGTGAAGGTGTTGCCATTTTGCCGATTATCGATGGCAAGGTGTTTTTTGTTCGACAGTTTCGCCCATCGGTATCGGAGATTGTTCTGGAGTTGCCGGCGGGAAAACTGGAGAAGGGCGAGGATCCAAGGGAAGGGGCAATTCGGGAGTTAAGGGAAGAGACAGGAATTTATGGAGGGGAGTTGTCGCTTATGGGTACAATCATGACAACGCCCGGTTTTTGTGATGAACGAATTCATCTTTTCCTTTCAACCGGAGGGCTCCAAGGGGAGTCTTCTCCGGATGAGGATGAGGATCTGGATGTTGTGTCTCTCCCTGTTTCATCGATTCCGAAATCTATTGTCGATGGGGGAATTCGTGATGGAAAAACTCTCTCCGCATTTGCTTTGTACTGGTCGCTCAATCGAATCGATCGGTGAGCCATTCATTGGTCGACCGTAAATATCTTCTTGCAGGAGGTATGATTCGTCTTGACTCAGAGCGCTGCCGGGGGTGTCTTGAGTGTGAAGAAATATGCCCTACCGGTGTTCTGGTTATGCCTATATCAGGAGATCAGGAAGGGTGTGCTCTGTCCGTAATGGGAACTTGTATTGTTTGCAGATACTGTTTGACTTCTTGTCCGGACAAGGCGTTGTCTCTGATTCCAAAGGCAGATGAGGAGTCCTATCCATGAGTCCATTTCGTGGCCGATCGTTGGTTCCAACTTTTCCAGAAAACTCCGGAACACCAGAAGACAGGGACAAAAATGCATCTTTGATTGATCCGGAGATCATCCTGGAATCTCTCGAGGAAGGTGTACTTGCCATTGGCCTTGATCGAAAAATCCTTTATATGAATAAAGCTGCAAGAGAAATGCTGTCCGTGACACCAGGACAGGAAAAAACGATCGATTGCCAAAAAGCGCTCAAGTCATCTTCCTGTCAGACCAGATGTTTATTGGAAAAAACGATTACGACCGGTGAGACGATCAGAAATCATGAAATCACGATCTTTGATCGCTCTCATCGAATCCGTACTCTCCGAGTGAACACGGCCCTTTTAAAAAGACCTGATGGAGAGTTGATCGGAGGAGTGGAGATTTTCCATGATGTGACGCATATTCTTGCCTTGAAAGAGGAAATCAAGGGCCGCTATTCTTTTGGTCGAATCATCGGTCGGTCTCAACGCATGCAGGAGTTGTATGACATTCTTCCGATTATATCGAATGGAAAATCGACCATTTTGATCGAGGGAGAAAGCGGAACAGGCAAGGAACTCGTTGCAAATGCGATCCATGAGTCGAGCTCCAGAAAAGAAGGACCATTTGTCAAACTGAATTGCGCAGCTCTTTCCGAAGGCGTTCTTGAATCGGAGCTCTTTGGACATGTCAAGGGCGCTTTTACAGGAGCTGTCCAAAGTCGCCCTGGACGTTTTGAAATCGCTTCCGGTGGAACCTTGTTTCTTGATGAGATAGGGGAAATTTCGCCATCCATGCAAGTCAAGCTTCTGAGAGTTCTCCAGGAAGAAGAGTTCGAACGGGTTGGAGGAACCCATACGATCAAGGTCGACGTCAGGGTTATTGCCGCAACCAATCGGGATTTGAAGCAAGCCATGGAAAAAGGGGAGTTTCGAAAAGACCTTTATTACCGGCTTAGGGTGATTCCCGTGACACTGGTTCCGCTTAGGGATCGCAAAGAAGATATCCCGCTTCTGATCAATTCTTTTATAGAAAAATTTTCCCTGACGACCGGTAAGGAAATATCTGGAATCTCTCCTGAGGCTATGGGAGTACTTTTGAATTATTCCTGGCCAGGAAATATCAGGGAGTTACAGAATGCGATCGAGCATGCTGTTCTTCTTTCTCCCGGGGGCATCATTGATCTGAAACACCTACCGGCAGACATTACCAATAACCCTGAAGAAAACCGGGCTCCGGAAAATATTGTGGAGACTTCCCAGCCACTCCGAAAAGTGAAGGATGATATGATTCGCAAAACATTGGAAATGACTGGAGGAAATATATCAGAAGCAGCCAGGAAGCTTGAGATCGGCCGTTCAACCTTGTGGCGCCGGTTAAGGGAAATGGATCACGGATGATTCTATCCCTGTCGAAAGACCAGTTTCGGAACCTGTCTTCAGAAAAACGATTTATTCCTTTTTTTGGGGAGATCCTTTCGGACAGAATAACCCCGGTTGCCGCTTATGCATCCCTTGATCCCCTAACACATCGTTTCCTTCTGGAAAGTGTTGTTGGCGGGGAGAGCTGGGGGCGATTTTCCTATGTGGGGGGGGGTGTCCTGTTTCGGTTTGAAGGGAATGTTTCAGAGGGACTCTCCATTACGGATCTGACCCGGTCAGAGTCGGGTGGGAGATGTCACAGGGACGGAGATCTCCTCACACTCTTGAAAGATGAGATGGAGGCTATATCGATCGAGTCGAGCTTGCTCCCAGCCGGTCTTGCGGCAGGGATTGTAGGATACCTGTCCTACGATATGGTTCGCGAATTTGAAAAATTGCCGAGTTTGCTTCCCCCACAAAAAGAATTCCCTGACCTGTATTTTGTCCTTCCGGAATTTCTTCTTGTGTTTGATCATGTTCTTGGAAAACTCAGAATCCTGACATGGATTGACCGAGAGGAGGATCTCAGCTCTGACGAGTTATATGATAAGGCCTCATCAAGGTTGTCAGCCCTGAAGGGCTCCCTTTCCTTTCATGCCGATCAGGAGGGATCTGTCAGGGAACACGATCCACTGTCATTTGTTGAATCTCCCAGCTCCAGGGTTTTTGAAGAGAATGTTCTGAAAGCAAAGGAACACATCAAATCGGGAGATATTTTTCAGATTGTTCTCTCCAAAAGATTCTCGTTTCATTTTGATGGCGATCCGTTAAAAGTCTATCGGGTATTGCGCTCGATCAATCCATCTCCCTACATGTATTTGATACAGGATGGAGATATGGCAATTGTGGGTTCATCTCCCGAACTTCTCGTCCGGGTGAAGGGGGAAAAAGTTGAGGTTCGCCCGATTGCCGGAACGGTCAGAAGAACGGGTGTTCCTGAAGAGGATGCTATAAGGCAAAAACAGCTTTTAGCCGACCCCAAGGAGCTTGCCGAGCATGTTATGCTGGTCGATCTTGGAAGAAATGATGTGGGACGGGTGAGTCAACCAGGAACTGTGCGTGTCCCGGAAATGATGGTTCTCGAGCAATACTCTCATGTGACGCATATTGTTTCTCATGTGGAAGGACTGCTTTCCAGTAATAATGATGCATTTAGCGTGATCCGGGCAGCTTTTCCGGCTGGGACACTATCAGGTGCTCCCAAAATCCGGGCAATGCAAATTATTGAGTCATTGGAGACAATGCGAAGAGGGCCTTATGCAGGAGCGGTCGGAACGATCTCCTTTTCGGGGGATTGTGATCTGGCCATTGCTATAAGGTCCATTTTTATTCGGGGAGGGAACGCATTCCTTCAGGCAGGTGCCGGAATTGTTGCGGACTCAATACCCCAGAACGAAGATCAGGAAGTGGCAGCAAAAGCGGCAGCGATGATGGAAGCGTTACGAATTTCGAATGGGGAAAGAGGCTCATGGCTTTTTTGATGATCGATAATTATGACTCCTTCACATTCAACCTGGTTCAGTATTTTTGGGAATTAGGTGTTGAAATGGATGTGGTGAGAAATGATCAGGTTGATTCAAGCTGGATCCTTGCCCGGAATTATGAGGGGATTGTTCTCTCTCCAGGTCCTGGTTCTCCAAAAGATTCAGGGATCTGCAGAGAAGTTGTTTCCAATCT
Encoded proteins:
- a CDS encoding DUF420 domain-containing protein, translated to MHGFLGTKADFWWDLTVTSETIVFSFLAVGGYFAKKHKGTRHHNTMLLSSVLVAAWFLMYIAQQYIVGIVGFGGPDFVKFLIYYPVIIFHSLVSTAALVLTGVVVFNGFISTDFKDGERILVKNPNVHRRLGWVTLICFICSIVTAYSVYTMLFVIYNPARSPSYGIKSSIGALSGIGSFLIFSLVLLFWYVAREKRKRMGTPS
- a CDS encoding NUDIX hydrolase codes for the protein MTGPEQDLSKERDRSVVYSGNRISVCLSKVGSVQSGWIHESVCFGEGVAILPIIDGKVFFVRQFRPSVSEIVLELPAGKLEKGEDPREGAIRELREETGIYGGELSLMGTIMTTPGFCDERIHLFLSTGGLQGESSPDEDEDLDVVSLPVSSIPKSIVDGGIRDGKTLSAFALYWSLNRIDR
- a CDS encoding 4Fe-4S binding protein, which gives rise to MIRLDSERCRGCLECEEICPTGVLVMPISGDQEGCALSVMGTCIVCRYCLTSCPDKALSLIPKADEESYP
- a CDS encoding sigma-54 interaction domain-containing protein, whose amino-acid sequence is MSPFRGRSLVPTFPENSGTPEDRDKNASLIDPEIILESLEEGVLAIGLDRKILYMNKAAREMLSVTPGQEKTIDCQKALKSSSCQTRCLLEKTITTGETIRNHEITIFDRSHRIRTLRVNTALLKRPDGELIGGVEIFHDVTHILALKEEIKGRYSFGRIIGRSQRMQELYDILPIISNGKSTILIEGESGTGKELVANAIHESSSRKEGPFVKLNCAALSEGVLESELFGHVKGAFTGAVQSRPGRFEIASGGTLFLDEIGEISPSMQVKLLRVLQEEEFERVGGTHTIKVDVRVIAATNRDLKQAMEKGEFRKDLYYRLRVIPVTLVPLRDRKEDIPLLINSFIEKFSLTTGKEISGISPEAMGVLLNYSWPGNIRELQNAIEHAVLLSPGGIIDLKHLPADITNNPEENRAPENIVETSQPLRKVKDDMIRKTLEMTGGNISEAARKLEIGRSTLWRRLREMDHG
- a CDS encoding anthranilate synthase component I family protein: MILSLSKDQFRNLSSEKRFIPFFGEILSDRITPVAAYASLDPLTHRFLLESVVGGESWGRFSYVGGGVLFRFEGNVSEGLSITDLTRSESGGRCHRDGDLLTLLKDEMEAISIESSLLPAGLAAGIVGYLSYDMVREFEKLPSLLPPQKEFPDLYFVLPEFLLVFDHVLGKLRILTWIDREEDLSSDELYDKASSRLSALKGSLSFHADQEGSVREHDPLSFVESPSSRVFEENVLKAKEHIKSGDIFQIVLSKRFSFHFDGDPLKVYRVLRSINPSPYMYLIQDGDMAIVGSSPELLVRVKGEKVEVRPIAGTVRRTGVPEEDAIRQKQLLADPKELAEHVMLVDLGRNDVGRVSQPGTVRVPEMMVLEQYSHVTHIVSHVEGLLSSNNDAFSVIRAAFPAGTLSGAPKIRAMQIIESLETMRRGPYAGAVGTISFSGDCDLAIAIRSIFIRGGNAFLQAGAGIVADSIPQNEDQEVAAKAAAMMEALRISNGERGSWLF